The sequence below is a genomic window from Sander lucioperca isolate FBNREF2018 chromosome 10, SLUC_FBN_1.2, whole genome shotgun sequence.
cCTCCATTACAGCAATAGGTTTTGAGCCCTCCACCCAACTCAGCCAGTGCCctgtatataaaaaaacactgcttCTTGTGATACAGGCATCTGCCATCATGTCTATCTATAAACAATGAATATGCAAGAACTATACTGTGTATTTgggttttgatttttttatcgTGTAAGAGGCGCTTTAATGATGTATACTTAGGAAGACATTTGTGGTACGTTctgttttttaaattctttctttttttaataaattgggGAAATAAATtcctgttttgtcattttatataGTTATGAGCTAATACCTATGTTAGAATAACTGCGGAGTAAATTTGGGGTTCAAGGTTAGTTTCATTTCACTTTTTATAACCACAGGGTTTTGAGATGGATTGTATGAGGATCATGTTGATTTCATAAACCATATCCTGTATCTGTATATTCcttttaaaatatacagtgtaTGTACATAAAAGGGAATTGTTGGCCTACATCATAGTATTCTTCTTGAAGAAATTAACATAATCTATTTTCTAAATGCATGCAGATATAGCTTTTATGCAAATGTGGGACAGTCCAAATTCATTCAAGCGTAAATCCTGACTGAGAAAAACAAGACACCAGTGCATTAGTACAATAGCAGTGAAGACTGATCTGCGTTATCTCAGAACGTTTTTTAATCTCTGGACCAAACATTTGTTAACGCAATGGGGGCAGTCACAAACATTCTCCTCTGCAGCTTTGTCGGTGAGTCAGATCAATTTATTTTAAGACACAATATTGATTGAAATACTTTTAAGAGATGAATACTATAAGAGAATATATTCAATAGTTTATATATGTGTAGATGCAATTATCTTTTGGGTTTTGTGGAAAATGGGCATGCCTGTATATTAAAGCTAGTATACTGTAAGTAGTCTATATGTATGTACTCTATAtaacttttttcacatttagcTTTTTTTGTGTTCTGCTTCAATGAACCACATCTCCTGTCAAAACAGATGGCTGTGCTATCCTGTTGCTGTACATTTACaatttattcaacttttaagaCCATAACATGTCAATTGTTAACACAGGTTATGCTAGTATGATAAATGCAGTCATACTACATGATTTGACAAATGTtggattaaaataaaaaaatgtataacaaaTTCACAAAACAACATAACTGCTGCTTCCTCCACAGTGGGTATTGCTCAGAATAAGGTGACTTTAGAGCCGGACAGGCCCTTTTTGAGGATACAGGTCTCCCAGAGAGCTGTCTTGGAGTGCTGCTACAGTACCAGTGCATCAGTGACATTCACTTGGATCAAACACTCTCCCAACAAAACCCAGGCTCCACAGCATGTGGAGCCTGGGTCAGAGACTGCTCAAGACAGCAAAATAGACAAATCCTGTGGCACTCTAACCTTCCGCCGAGTCCAGCTGAATGACTCTGGACTGTACCAGTGTTGGCTGAATGGCAGCGACTTCAGCATCCTCTCACATGGCACCTACCTGCAGGTCTACAgtgagtatttgtgtgtgtgatggactGAGATGGAGTCAGGCGAGCTCTAAGCATGGCTAACACCTCATAAGCCATAAATCCTGTTAACGTTAGTCTATCCAAGAGCTGTGTGAGTGGCAGCATCCTGGCATATCGCAGTTTAGTTAATCTATACATCATCAGGATGGTCTCATTACCAGTCTGCTGCCCAGTTATTTACTTTAAATAGCACCAAGATTGGATCAAGTTGCAGTCAAGCTAATGGCATTTGTCACACTGAAATGCCATTTTGCATCATAATCTCATTAGACACAGATGGCAGATGCGGAAATGTAAAACAACCACTAATCTCCTCTGGGGATTATGCACATTAGTTCATGAGAAGCCTTAACAAAAGCATCAattgtttattcatttattacaTAGGCCTATATCAGACTGTGCTATTTATACTAAATAGTACAGTTATATAACAAACCAATCAATCTCATAATAGATTGATAAAAAGTAATTCTGTTAAGTAAATATTAGGTTACCATGATTAACCTGACCTCATCTTATTTTAAGTGAGCACTcacaacaaaaacatgcacacacttgtTGAGTTTGTTTCACCTCTGAACCCTGTCTGTATGCCTAGAACCAATGGAGAAGACAATAAACCTCAGCGAAAGCACCAAAAACAAGATCCTGACAGCTGAGGGAGTCTTactgctactgtgtgtgcttgtgcctTCTGTCGCCCTTCTCTTCCAGGTCAGAAGTCACTTTATTATGACTGACTGTAAATTACCATACATTGATCTGTCAACGCCCCCTGACTCATAGCATTGATGTTgcagcaatttacaaaaatgtcttaaaatggCATATCATTCATGTCAACACAATAGAAGTTATTGCAATCTGTAAGACAGCTGTGCTTTGACTCCACAGCAATACGTTTCTCAAATGgatattttttatgtttcttgCCTTTCCTCCATGAGAAGTTGCACCATTTCACAGCTTTACCAACGTCTGCTTCCCCCTCACAGTCAAAGAGACTAAATGAACtggagaaaaagaaagcaaagaagGAAGAGGAAAACATATATCAGGTAAATGAGTCACATCCTCTCTGAGTCAAACATGTCATGGCAGGCTTGTGAGAAATAGCCTACTCGTCCAAGTCACATTGCTGAAAACAGGAACCAAAAAAGATATGAATGGACGTTATCTTGTACTAATCAATTTAACATGAAAATGTTTCAATGATTTTTCTCCCTTACCTCATACCCCAGGGGCTAAATCTGGACGATTGTTGCTCCACATATGATCAGATTGAACGCTCCCAGGCACATGGTCCATACCAGGATGTGGTCAACAttaaagaggaggaggagcagattCAACTGGAGAAACCCTGAAACAAAGGGGAAGATAGAGAAAGGGAGAGTGTTGAGTCTATATTTTGAAAGATTAACTGTGTAATATCTGAATTCAAGGACATTCTTCAACACGCTGATTGGAATTTTGTACATAGCCTGCAGTTACATTTTTAGCATCTGATAACATATTGTTTAATCAGCTTGTTTAATTTCAGATAAATCAGCTTGTTTAATTTCAGATGCAACATTAATTTTTGAACTTGGAAACAGTTGACAAAACAGCCTCACAAGGGTCCACTCAGTTAGGGCCATAGCAATTCAACTGATCTCGACAGACCTCCACTGCTCTGCTCCTCCACGTATGGAAGTCAAACACCGTTCATCTAAACCCACTGTCCACATAAAGATGACACTGGTTTAAATttggcaaagtatccctttaacagAGGACACACCCTCTGTAGCTGCAGCCCTGCACACTTATGTGATGCGATCAAAGGCTCCAGAACAGCTTCTGAGTGGACCTAttggtgagattgttttgttGTCAGCTTCTTTAatggtcatttaaaaaatatatatgaattTCCAGCATTTTATTGAATGGCTTTATGATGTGTGACAATGTATCTGCTTTCTGCCATTTCTAAGACTACTCAACGAATAAAAAAATCCTACAAATTCTTCTAAATTGTCTACAATAATAATGCCTCTGCTGAATGTACCATGGGCTcacttttcttttgaaaagtTGTACAACCAAGCCAACGGGGTGAATAATTGTTGATTTCCGAGCCTCGTGATTGGCTACTGGACTGCGGGACAGTCATTCATTGGCTTTCACATGCCTCGGCGCTTGCAGGCAGGTATGTAGGCGAGATGTGAGAGGCGGTGCGTAAACAGAGTGGGTGAAGATGGCGTCGAACAAGAAGAGTGGTGGGAGTAGCAGATTTGAGAAAGGTGTCAATGGAAGACGCTTGTCCAAACACAAAGAGGGTCTAGTAGGTGAGTTTTTCTGTGACCGTGCCGACTTCGTCACAGCCCCCCTATCGCTTTCCCCCTTCATTACATCCCCCCTTTTTGACGCTCCCTGCCGTCACCTCCCGCTAGCGTCCGTTAGCACCATATACATTAGCTGGCCTCGGGTAGCCGAAATGAAGAACTAGGATTATACCGCTGGCTCTGTCTCAGCTGCTTAGCTAAGTCCTGTAATTGTTTTATGACATCAAAACGCGTCGGCAGTGGCATTGATAGAATCTGTGTAGACTGTTTAAAAGCGTTACAGAAAACATTGCCCGGCGGTCAACCTCCTTCGCTGGCATGTCCACAGTTAACGAGCATCCCCCGGTTATAGCTACAGAAGCGCTGTACCGTTAGCCTCTAGGTGTAGCAGTGGTAGTAATATCATCGCTATagaatactttaactacatttatatggcTCCATGCTACATTTATATTCACCTTTCACGTTCTGTACCCCTAGTTTCAGCTGCTGACACTGACAGGACCCACCCGAACAGGTACTCCAAACAAACAAGAGAGAAAGGGATGGAGTGTAACTGAATTAACCTCCCGAGTGTGGTAACGTCACACGGAAGTATGTTCATAAATTGATTAAACGATTGATTgatttcctactatgacatgttgacatgtcatagtaggaaaagcacaggtgtattcaaaaccattaatgatggctgcattccacttaggagaggccctggtattgtgcatgctgactcactgaaatagcttactagGACACTTgttggaattgagccatcgttaaggttatcaatttcagctgtgcttttcctactatgtaGGAAAAGTGCCAATTGATAGGGCCACTGGGGAAGCTGTCATCAGGAAATAACTCCCTTGCCACCCTTGATGACGAATATCTGTGCTGCGCtttgctctgcgccctacctagCGGTGCGCAGAAACTACAAATCGCTTAtgatgtgtaggcggcttatagtgctcatattatgctgtttgcctttttccttttcctttataGTGTTATCCTTTTTGTGCATGATAGgtgtacaaagtgaaaaagcccaaagtccaccccaaagggacttaccatctccaacagaaaacactgttcacaaactgttccaaacagctctattgtagtccagccttttcttccgtgacgaacgtgcgtcactttgtaacacacgttataatgctcgcctagctgctagcgtgccatgccctcatactctgcttctgattagctagcagtgcttacctagctactgcgcatgtgcgactcccaacaaagatggaacagaagtgagatgtctcactctgtagctaaaacagagagctcaacacacagggtgaaaagaggagctgcagcaatgtgcagtacaacaaaaatatggtgttttattttctttaattaaaccatgtaaacctattctggtacaacctctaaatacaattatgaacctgaaatttagcataatatgaacactttaaggctttagaaaatctagctgtcacgggagactttggccaatcacaggtcatttcagagagtgTTCCTATTGGATGTTCTGCTCATGCCCATGCAcaggaagaggtctcactctacttcaaattctAGTGTTTTTTGCATTCTAcctactgcagctttaaatgcATTGCATTATACAACTGAAGGGAAGCCCTATGCATCCCCTTTGGAGGGGGTGTGGATGCTTATTGTTACTAGTTTCCTGTTGTTCAGTTTGGCCTTGTGTGTTTGAAGGTGCGCTGTCTGGGAGAAGGGTCAAAGCCTCCTAAACACGACACTACAGAGCCCCTGCTGTTGACCCTTCCTCTCGCATGTGGACTGCTCAAAGTTTGCTATTTTTAAAGCTTGCTTCCTGTAGACATAGCATTTTGTAGAGTATCAGATATCTGGCCGAGTCCAAAAGACTGACCAGATACCATATCTTGTAgaagaaaataacagaaacGGCCTAAAGGTGGAATTTTACCTTTAACACTGTCTGGTCTCAACAAATAACTGTTGAGACTTTTTTACTTGCATAGATAGATGAGGGCACTGTATTGTAACGGTGAGTTCCACTTCAAGGATCAGTCACTGTGTTTTCATATCCTTGGGCTTACATTTACCCAGACTTTACATTTACCACATCTTGAATGTGTCTGTTTAGATTTGATAAAGAGAAACTCAAGAGAGCCATGAGTTAGAAACGGCCTAGACAAGACCAGCACAGTTAATCACACTGACATTAAGAAGTAGCTCAACATTAAACTAGCCCATTAGAGTAGCTTGAAGTTTTCTGTGAGGAAGGCCCCAGCCCGGCTGTAATTTCTTGCCACAAATGCAAACAAGCACTTTTTCCCCAAACAAGAACTGCtagttgtttgtgtgtatttgtacagAAGTTACAGCTAATAGGCCTTTTAACCAGAAGACATGTTGATTTCTAGTAGGGAAAGTACATGTGTTACTGATAACGGTAACAATAGTGCcgttctgtaaagtgtccttgaaagtcgtgacagtgagccagcatgcaggACCCTAATACTGAAGGAATTCAACCatcattatttgtatttttttaaatgtatgcatTTCCTGTTGTGACATGTCTAAATGTCTTCCATAAAATAAGCCTATATAGCCAAAGCAATAAGAGCAACACGTAGGTCTTTGGTTTCTGTGTCTCAGTGTTCTGGGTGTGTTTGTGGATCTCTGTATTTCTGTGACTGGGTGAGGGGTCATGTCTCAGTTCTTTGAATTATGGGACTGTCATCTGTGATATCAGCCAAGAAGTCTAAACTAAGTGCATAATTTCCCCCTAGAATAGATTCTCTGAATTACATCTGTTCCTCTGTTTTGGGTGTGCACACGTTGTCCAAGTTCTGCATTCATTGCCAAACATTCATATTTCTTAATCAGTGGGCACATAAAGCACATTTCTGCTGCATACACAAATGACAAATATGTTTTAAAGATGCTACATAAACATTGTTCAAGACACAGAAGTCTACCACAGGTGCCACCAAAAGATAGTACCTACTTAAATATTATTATAGGTTGCAGACAGgc
It includes:
- the cd79a gene encoding B-cell antigen receptor complex-associated protein alpha chain, which produces MGAVTNILLCSFVVGIAQNKVTLEPDRPFLRIQVSQRAVLECCYSTSASVTFTWIKHSPNKTQAPQHVEPGSETAQDSKIDKSCGTLTFRRVQLNDSGLYQCWLNGSDFSILSHGTYLQVYKPMEKTINLSESTKNKILTAEGVLLLLCVLVPSVALLFQSKRLNELEKKKAKKEEENIYQGLNLDDCCSTYDQIERSQAHGPYQDVVNIKEEEEQIQLEKP